From a region of the Pseudanabaena sp. ABRG5-3 genome:
- a CDS encoding DUF4436 family protein: MADTTRKLLIKRIVIILIFLALFIGAFSGALYFYQNDRTQKSADFTFGDDKEPNRMEVAVTLLGIDPVKGELNLRFASLPEGTYAAKEGRLSKDLKFFTGIESGKAEVTLEKNRIPDPVTGSISIAKGKVSDYPFDTHSSDFYLFFSNPKDGKEEIPMAVHFYGAIAGYNVDADYIPKTEFESSDSYIGLRVNVSRSVITKSFSIFLMFAMWLIGLVVFIMTMVVALQPRPIEFGMFTLIAGMLFALPAVRNLQPNAPPLGGLSDFLSFFWAESLVAVSLPILFFTWLTRYKKPS; this comes from the coding sequence ATGGCAGATACCACTCGCAAGCTTCTTATTAAGCGCATTGTCATTATTCTGATCTTTTTAGCGCTATTTATTGGTGCATTTTCAGGAGCATTATACTTCTATCAAAATGATCGTACTCAGAAATCAGCAGACTTCACATTTGGCGATGACAAAGAGCCAAATCGGATGGAAGTTGCGGTCACTTTATTAGGAATTGATCCAGTTAAAGGTGAACTAAATCTTCGCTTTGCATCTTTGCCAGAGGGGACATATGCTGCGAAAGAAGGTCGTCTCAGCAAGGATTTGAAATTTTTTACAGGAATTGAATCTGGTAAAGCTGAAGTTACTCTAGAGAAAAATCGTATTCCTGATCCCGTAACTGGTTCAATATCTATAGCCAAGGGTAAGGTGAGCGATTATCCTTTTGATACACATAGTTCTGATTTCTATCTGTTTTTCTCTAATCCTAAGGATGGGAAAGAAGAGATTCCGATGGCAGTCCATTTCTATGGTGCGATCGCAGGCTATAACGTTGATGCTGATTATATTCCTAAAACTGAATTTGAATCTTCAGATAGCTATATTGGCTTGCGTGTCAATGTATCGCGATCGGTCATCACCAAGTCTTTCTCCATTTTCTTAATGTTTGCCATGTGGTTGATTGGTTTAGTAGTCTTTATCATGACGATGGTAGTAGCTTTGCAACCGCGCCCCATTGAATTTGGGATGTTTACCCTCATAGCAGGTATGTTATTTGCTCTGCCTGCGGTACGCAATCTCCAGCCTAATGCCCCTCCCCTTGGTGGTTTAAGCGATTTTCTATCATTTTTCTGGGCTGAGTCATTAGTCGCCGTTTCACTACCAATTCTATTCTTCACTTGGCTAACACGCTATAAAAAGCCTAGCTAG
- a CDS encoding AAA family ATPase, translated as MSLPPVIEQMLSPEFYDHPVTEPIQLLQTHISFVLLTGNYAYKVKKPMNFGFLDFSTLEKRKYFCEEELRLNRRLAPELYLSILPIVETDGKYRFDQTGKGTPVEYAIAMPEFSQEDLLIEMFASGRLTADHVKQIGEQLAAFHQQAATNDHINTFGTAEAVRAVANDNYASTEKYVGLAQTEEQLAQTRAYTEKFFAENAPLFSDRIAKGKVRECHGDVHLKNICLYQDKIQIFDCIEFNEPFRNSDVLYDAAFLLMDLQFRGRRDLANIFLNTYLEQTGDYEGTVLLPLQLSMRAYIRAKVTSFLLDDPNIPADVKANAQTEASAYYKLAWEYTQPKQGKVIIMSGVSGSGKSTTAKAIASEQDAIYLRSDAIRKQIAGIGLMERGSDDIYTPEMTAKTYGRLAELGALLASKGFTVILDAKYDRISLRSQAIAAAQAQNIPVEIIYCTAPVEVLEQRLRDRAAANNDIADATVELLASQQAAFEDFTAEEFILVKKI; from the coding sequence ATGTCTTTACCGCCAGTTATCGAGCAGATGCTCTCGCCTGAGTTTTACGATCATCCTGTCACCGAGCCAATCCAGCTTTTACAAACCCATATTTCCTTTGTATTACTCACAGGAAACTATGCCTATAAGGTCAAGAAGCCGATGAATTTTGGGTTCTTAGATTTTTCCACCTTAGAAAAGCGCAAATATTTCTGTGAGGAAGAACTACGGCTCAATCGTCGGCTTGCTCCTGAGCTTTATCTTTCTATTCTACCCATTGTCGAAACTGATGGCAAATATCGCTTTGATCAAACTGGTAAAGGAACACCTGTGGAATATGCGATCGCGATGCCAGAGTTCTCACAAGAAGATTTGTTAATTGAGATGTTTGCATCGGGGCGTTTGACGGCTGACCATGTAAAACAAATTGGTGAGCAACTAGCAGCATTTCATCAACAGGCGGCGACTAATGACCATATCAATACTTTTGGGACAGCCGAGGCAGTGCGGGCCGTAGCCAATGACAACTATGCTTCTACGGAGAAATATGTTGGGCTTGCTCAAACTGAGGAGCAACTAGCTCAAACCCGTGCCTATACTGAAAAATTCTTTGCGGAAAATGCTCCCTTATTTAGCGATCGCATTGCTAAGGGCAAAGTGCGCGAATGTCATGGCGATGTCCATTTAAAAAATATTTGTCTCTATCAGGACAAAATCCAGATTTTTGATTGTATCGAATTTAATGAGCCATTCCGTAATAGTGATGTACTCTACGATGCTGCTTTCCTATTAATGGATTTACAATTTCGCGGTAGAAGGGATCTCGCCAATATTTTCCTAAATACCTATTTGGAACAAACGGGTGATTATGAAGGAACAGTGCTGTTACCTCTGCAATTGAGTATGCGAGCCTATATTCGCGCCAAAGTGACATCCTTCCTCCTCGATGATCCAAACATTCCTGCGGATGTCAAAGCGAATGCTCAAACGGAAGCATCGGCATATTACAAACTAGCTTGGGAATATACGCAACCCAAACAGGGCAAGGTGATCATCATGTCGGGTGTATCGGGTTCTGGCAAAAGCACTACCGCCAAAGCGATCGCCTCTGAGCAAGATGCTATTTATCTGCGATCGGATGCCATTCGTAAGCAAATTGCGGGAATTGGCTTAATGGAGCGTGGCAGTGATGACATTTACACTCCAGAAATGACTGCGAAAACCTATGGCAGATTAGCGGAGTTAGGCGCATTGCTAGCTAGCAAAGGTTTCACCGTAATTCTTGATGCCAAATACGATCGCATTAGTTTACGCAGTCAAGCGATCGCTGCTGCCCAAGCTCAAAATATCCCTGTAGAAATCATTTACTGCACTGCACCTGTGGAGGTTTTGGAGCAACGTTTACGCGATCGGGCTGCTGCAAATAATGACATCGCTGATGCCACAGTCGAGCTATTGGCTAGTCAGCAAGCTGCCTTTGAAGACTTCACGGCTGAGGAGTTTATCTTAGTGAAGAAAATCTAG
- a CDS encoding ABC transporter permease yields the protein MDNLLSFLDVNNELSSIDELLQKIGARPDGNIWMVLVVDIDDMQSIITDLQDTIEIFSECSTATISGKSGARALINDISEASEEYFLLWELDTWDNNEWKIFDALRSRLDKGNKGGLIVISEQANNLMIHNAPNFVSWLGARIYYLQKDAEILSDEECDRRLAALQEWTGKTNDDVIALAENRQLPTDPEYGEWLILLNRGDLLERQK from the coding sequence ATGGATAATTTATTATCTTTTTTAGATGTTAATAATGAACTATCTTCTATAGATGAGTTATTGCAAAAAATTGGAGCGCGCCCAGATGGAAATATCTGGATGGTTCTTGTTGTTGATATTGATGATATGCAATCGATAATTACAGATTTACAAGATACTATTGAGATTTTTAGTGAATGTAGTACGGCTACTATATCTGGTAAATCTGGTGCAAGAGCTTTAATTAATGATATTAGCGAAGCCTCAGAAGAATATTTTTTACTATGGGAATTAGATACTTGGGATAATAACGAATGGAAAATTTTCGATGCTTTGAGAAGTCGGTTAGATAAAGGTAATAAAGGAGGATTAATTGTAATTTCTGAGCAAGCTAATAATTTAATGATACATAATGCCCCTAATTTTGTGAGTTGGTTAGGTGCAAGAATATATTACTTACAAAAAGATGCAGAAATACTGAGTGACGAAGAATGCGATCGCCGCCTAGCGGCACTACAAGAATGGACAGGTAAAACTAATGACGATGTAATTGCTTTAGCGGAAAATCGTCAGCTTCCAACCGATCCAGAATATGGGGAGTGGCTAATTTTACTTAATCGAGGTGACTTGCTTGAGCGACAAAAATAA
- a CDS encoding Hsp70 family protein: MTIVAIDFGTSNTAIAMLLTESDRELALPQTVYFEGISHGFETPDGKAWLVPSLVYVSGKQEFLYGKQAEQKSRIKSQDHFKRLFQGFKRDIVANFRSPAREIDGESYDAEAIAEVFLSELWHRLRLQNILPTQLIFTVPVGAFEAYLNWFLNFSEKLQLPNIQIIDESTAAALGYAITRPNALVLVIDFGGGTLDLSLVRTAPILEDAQVTKAEAIAKSDAYIGGIDIDRWIAEHFLRQLGATRSQISEAAWLSILELAEQIKIKLSLVQEVRATWLDPQMITHELKLNQAELTEILEQNQLLEQLREAIDEVLTIALNKGTSKAAIEQVLLVGGSCQIIAVQQLIISYFGKSKVKLGKPFEAVAHGALVLGQVIAIEDHLRHSYAIRLWEPYLNQYSFYTLFEKGTKYPCQRDEPLILQAVIAGQAEIWLDIGEVADLSQAEVTYDITGRMTSSQLLKQSDFRSLAAASQNPDHAPQQVCIARLDPLGQLGSDRITVNFEIDERRLLTATIIDLLTNQILIDHQAIAKLE; this comes from the coding sequence ATGACGATCGTTGCGATTGATTTTGGAACTAGTAATACAGCGATCGCCATGCTTCTTACGGAAAGCGATCGCGAACTTGCTCTGCCCCAAACTGTATATTTTGAGGGTATTTCTCACGGCTTTGAAACTCCTGATGGCAAGGCGTGGTTAGTGCCAAGCTTGGTTTATGTGAGTGGCAAGCAGGAATTTCTCTATGGCAAACAAGCTGAGCAAAAGTCAAGAATTAAATCGCAGGATCATTTCAAGCGCTTATTTCAGGGATTTAAACGTGATATTGTCGCAAATTTTCGATCGCCTGCCCGTGAGATTGATGGTGAAAGCTATGATGCAGAGGCGATCGCCGAAGTCTTTCTCTCCGAACTATGGCATCGGCTTAGATTGCAGAATATTTTACCAACCCAACTGATCTTTACAGTTCCCGTTGGTGCATTTGAGGCTTATCTCAATTGGTTTCTCAACTTCTCTGAAAAGTTACAACTCCCTAACATTCAAATTATTGATGAATCTACGGCGGCGGCTCTCGGCTATGCGATTACCCGACCAAATGCGCTCGTATTAGTAATTGATTTTGGCGGTGGGACATTGGATTTGAGCCTCGTCCGTACTGCTCCGATTTTAGAAGATGCTCAAGTCACCAAGGCGGAAGCGATCGCCAAATCCGATGCCTATATTGGCGGGATCGATATTGATCGCTGGATTGCCGAACATTTTTTGCGCCAGTTGGGAGCCACGCGATCGCAAATTAGTGAAGCCGCTTGGCTCAGCATCTTAGAACTTGCGGAACAGATCAAAATCAAACTATCCCTTGTACAGGAAGTAAGGGCAACTTGGCTTGATCCCCAGATGATTACCCATGAACTGAAGCTAAATCAAGCGGAATTGACAGAAATTCTCGAACAAAATCAATTACTTGAACAATTACGAGAAGCAATCGATGAGGTTTTAACCATTGCGCTCAATAAAGGCACTAGCAAGGCAGCGATCGAGCAGGTTCTCTTAGTCGGGGGAAGTTGTCAAATTATTGCAGTTCAGCAACTTATCATTTCCTATTTTGGCAAGTCTAAAGTCAAGCTCGGTAAACCCTTTGAAGCCGTCGCGCATGGAGCCTTAGTCTTAGGGCAAGTGATCGCGATCGAAGACCATCTGCGCCATAGTTATGCCATTCGCCTGTGGGAACCATACCTTAATCAATATTCTTTTTATACTTTGTTTGAGAAAGGCACAAAATATCCTTGTCAGCGCGATGAACCACTAATTCTGCAAGCGGTGATCGCAGGTCAAGCCGAAATTTGGCTTGATATCGGAGAAGTTGCCGATCTTTCACAAGCGGAAGTCACCTATGACATTACAGGACGGATGACCAGCAGCCAATTGCTTAAACAGTCAGATTTTCGATCCCTTGCTGCTGCTTCTCAAAATCCTGATCATGCTCCTCAGCAAGTTTGTATTGCCCGCCTCGATCCCTTAGGACAGTTAGGAAGCGATCGCATTACTGTGAATTTTGAGATTGATGAGCGGCGGCTCTTAACAGCCACGATTATCGATCTACTTACCAATCAAATACTCATCGATCATCAAGCGATCGCCAAATTAGAATAG
- a CDS encoding response regulator yields MSDAVTILIVDDSESDREICRLYIQKSADCKYRILEADNIDQAIELWRSQQPDVTLVDFNLRNSDGLKVLEVIRANILSEQTIHRARMLDLKLPVIMLTGHGDEKIAVNAMKMGVFDYLIKSEITEFSLCQSIQSLLDHIALRSQLERSQRREEIVTQIALNIRQFLNLEDICQALAQEIRQFLKVDRALIYKFSPDMSRRIIAETITEPWLSCFNAVSEDGCMNLSEDYVRDYQNGKVLVNSDIYKAGLTECHVQMLERFQVRANIVVPILLSESVHQHSLKNTQNSSDSSLWGLLIVHQCSLPRAWEDEEVYLLQQLSVQLAIAIQQAEIYQNLQDLNDSLERQVKERTSELQASEQKSRFLLTALPDIINLVDGNGIYLESKQNTAVYNLFPPNIDPIGKHILELLPAEIAVRQFQAVQQAIATKEIQTFEQSFEIEHRLIYEEVRVVPVQEDAVMMVIRNISDRKRTEQELQRQYQRTQLLAEVTLKIRQSLKIDDILQTTTTEIKKILQVDRVLILKLDDDGSADVLQEAVNDDFQSLRGWHIDKPCFHEEYLPQYYLGKAIKIDNVDAENIPIDHANFFRQLDIRSNVIVPILQSENLWGLLVVDQCTHVHQWTDFEIDLLQQLANQLAIAITQSQLVEALRKSEEQLRLATDLNQVGCWDFDISTGKSKWNDNHFRLMGLEPNELEASYSTWCDRLHPDDLEFAESALLEALENQTLLDIEYRVVYPQGDIHWLLSKGKGVYDHAGNAIRMVGVVLDISDRKQMEIELAQAKELAEAANSAKSDFLANMSHEIRTPMNGVIGMAQLLATTPLRNDQKNFVQVILDSSDALLTIINDILDLSKIESGNLQLEAKAFNCIDVLTSACNLLSKQALDKNINLQYQISYDIPSIAIGDSSRLRQIFINLISNAIKFTQQGQITIAVKGKFITPNTYEWKFAITDTGIGISSDQISKLFNPFTQADASINRRFGGTGLGLAICKRLIELMGGTIWVESLGNVGGKPPSDWSIESSSDKTQGSIFHFTLTLPVLVENQLPILENLSPLALEFDSQQLPIKILIVEDNILNQKIAKLMLKKLGYEADVVEHGQECITTVLSSQNADSLYDLIFMDLQMPVMDGITATKIIRKNFSSQDKPWIIAVTADALSSEREACIEAGMNDFISKPIIIKEVARSLSTYIKKVTHGLNLP; encoded by the coding sequence ATGTCAGACGCTGTAACTATTTTGATTGTGGATGATTCTGAAAGCGATCGCGAGATCTGTCGTCTATATATTCAAAAAAGTGCTGACTGTAAATATCGCATTCTCGAAGCAGATAACATTGACCAAGCAATAGAGCTATGGCGATCGCAACAGCCCGATGTGACACTAGTTGATTTTAATTTGCGTAATAGTGATGGTCTTAAGGTTTTAGAAGTAATCCGCGCCAATATTCTCTCTGAACAGACAATTCATAGGGCAAGGATGCTCGATCTGAAATTACCAGTCATTATGCTAACTGGGCATGGCGACGAAAAGATAGCTGTAAATGCAATGAAGATGGGGGTATTTGATTATTTGATTAAAAGTGAAATTACAGAATTTTCATTATGTCAGAGTATCCAGAGTTTACTTGATCATATTGCCTTGAGATCACAATTAGAGCGATCGCAAAGACGTGAAGAGATCGTTACCCAAATTGCTTTAAACATTCGTCAGTTTTTAAATCTCGAAGATATCTGTCAAGCTCTGGCTCAGGAGATCCGCCAATTTCTGAAAGTTGATCGCGCACTCATTTATAAATTTAGCCCAGATATGAGCCGTAGGATTATTGCGGAAACCATCACTGAGCCTTGGCTATCTTGCTTTAATGCAGTGTCAGAAGATGGATGCATGAATCTCTCCGAAGATTATGTAAGGGATTATCAAAACGGTAAAGTTCTTGTTAATTCAGATATATACAAAGCTGGTTTGACAGAATGTCATGTGCAGATGTTAGAGAGATTTCAGGTGCGGGCAAATATTGTTGTGCCAATCCTCTTGTCTGAATCTGTGCATCAGCATTCTCTCAAGAATACTCAAAATTCTAGCGACTCATCTCTATGGGGATTGTTAATTGTCCATCAATGTTCTCTTCCGCGTGCTTGGGAAGATGAGGAAGTTTACCTACTTCAGCAACTCTCTGTACAGCTTGCGATCGCTATCCAACAAGCAGAAATATATCAGAATCTCCAAGATCTTAACGATTCTCTAGAACGCCAAGTTAAAGAGCGTACATCTGAACTTCAGGCGAGTGAACAAAAATCTCGTTTTCTATTAACTGCGTTACCAGACATTATTAATTTAGTTGATGGCAATGGCATTTATCTAGAATCAAAACAGAATACTGCTGTTTATAACCTATTTCCTCCCAACATCGATCCTATTGGTAAACATATTCTGGAACTACTGCCAGCAGAGATCGCAGTCAGACAGTTTCAGGCTGTCCAACAGGCAATTGCCACCAAAGAGATCCAAACCTTTGAACAGAGCTTTGAGATTGAGCATCGCCTCATCTATGAAGAAGTCCGAGTGGTTCCTGTGCAAGAAGATGCGGTGATGATGGTGATCCGTAATATCAGCGATCGCAAACGCACTGAACAAGAATTGCAGCGCCAATATCAACGGACACAGTTACTAGCAGAAGTCACTCTCAAAATTCGACAATCTCTAAAAATAGATGATATTTTGCAAACGACAACTACAGAGATTAAAAAAATTCTGCAAGTAGATCGTGTCCTGATCTTAAAACTTGATGATGATGGTTCTGCGGATGTTTTACAAGAAGCTGTAAATGATGATTTCCAGTCCCTCAGAGGATGGCATATAGATAAGCCTTGTTTCCACGAAGAATATTTGCCACAGTATTACTTGGGTAAAGCTATTAAGATCGACAATGTTGATGCTGAAAATATTCCTATCGATCACGCCAATTTTTTTCGACAACTGGATATTAGATCAAATGTGATTGTGCCGATTCTTCAGTCAGAAAATTTATGGGGATTATTAGTTGTCGATCAATGTACACATGTTCACCAATGGACTGATTTTGAAATTGATCTATTGCAACAACTGGCAAACCAATTAGCGATCGCCATAACGCAAAGCCAACTGGTAGAGGCATTACGCAAAAGTGAAGAACAGCTCAGGCTGGCTACGGATCTCAATCAGGTAGGCTGTTGGGATTTTGATATTAGTACAGGTAAATCAAAATGGAATGATAACCACTTTAGGTTAATGGGATTAGAACCAAATGAGTTGGAGGCAAGCTATTCTACATGGTGCGATCGCTTACATCCCGATGATCTAGAGTTTGCCGAATCAGCTTTACTTGAAGCTCTAGAAAATCAAACTCTACTAGATATAGAATATCGCGTTGTTTATCCCCAAGGAGATATCCATTGGTTACTAAGTAAAGGTAAAGGGGTTTATGATCATGCTGGTAATGCGATACGGATGGTGGGGGTGGTGCTTGACATTAGCGATCGCAAACAGATGGAAATCGAACTAGCTCAAGCCAAGGAATTAGCGGAGGCTGCAAACAGTGCCAAGAGTGACTTTCTTGCTAATATGAGCCATGAAATTCGCACACCGATGAATGGCGTAATTGGGATGGCACAGTTATTAGCTACTACGCCTTTAAGGAATGATCAAAAGAATTTTGTCCAAGTTATTCTAGATAGTAGCGATGCTCTATTAACGATCATTAACGATATTTTAGACCTATCCAAAATTGAATCAGGAAATTTGCAACTAGAAGCAAAAGCCTTTAATTGTATCGATGTTCTAACTTCTGCCTGCAACCTCCTCAGTAAACAGGCTCTAGATAAAAATATTAATTTGCAATATCAAATTAGTTACGATATCCCATCTATAGCGATTGGTGATAGCTCTCGATTGCGACAGATATTTATTAATTTAATTAGCAATGCGATTAAATTCACACAGCAAGGTCAGATTACGATCGCAGTTAAGGGCAAATTTATCACACCCAATACCTATGAATGGAAATTTGCGATTACAGATACGGGCATTGGCATTTCTAGCGATCAGATTAGCAAGCTGTTTAACCCATTTACTCAAGCCGATGCTTCGATCAATCGCCGCTTTGGTGGCACTGGTTTAGGCTTAGCGATTTGTAAACGATTGATCGAGTTAATGGGCGGAACAATCTGGGTAGAAAGTCTAGGGAATGTGGGTGGTAAGCCTCCCTCTGACTGGAGTATAGAATCTTCTAGCGACAAGACACAGGGTTCCATATTTCACTTCACACTCACTTTGCCAGTGCTCGTAGAGAATCAATTACCTATATTAGAAAATCTATCTCCTCTAGCTTTAGAATTTGATTCTCAACAATTACCAATTAAAATTTTAATAGTTGAAGATAATATTCTCAATCAAAAAATAGCCAAGCTCATGTTAAAAAAACTAGGCTACGAAGCTGATGTTGTTGAACATGGTCAAGAATGTATTACAACGGTTCTATCTAGTCAGAATGCTGATTCATTGTACGATCTGATCTTTATGGATCTGCAAATGCCTGTCATGGATGGCATTACGGCAACTAAAATTATTCGTAAAAATTTTTCATCTCAAGATAAGCCTTGGATCATTGCTGTGACTGCTGATGCTTTATCCAGTGAAAGGGAAGCTTGTATTGAGGCAGGGATGAATGACTTCATCAGTAAACCAATCATCATCAAAGAAGTAGCAAGATCTTTGTCCACATATATAAAAAAAGTAACACATGGGTTGAACCTACCCTAA
- a CDS encoding CBS domain-containing protein codes for MQFDNPLDWIPDLKSVIEYSPLIVTPETPLLDAIAMISQAHYPSCSIDELDITDHTDVTFSANQLPQLGVRNSCVLVKQNQDLVGILTARDVVRITAQEIDFGKAKVADFMTSPVITMPQRSIEDIFAALFLFRRYQIRHLPLVDENEELIGVISHESIRHILRPANLLRFRRVADVMTTEVIHAPLEAPVLQLAQLMAEYRVSCVVITQPDDEDNQRPVGIVTERDIVQFHAFQIDLATTQAQEVMSTPLFLLSPEDSLWTAHQEMKRRMVGRMVVSWNWGKELGIVTQTSLLRIFDPMEMYGVIENMQQTIQEINPVNSVDQDLTKIKSKSEVELLRDQDLIGSKNVQDAILLGIRTKINYLLEHLDLSKEDLRSHLQSILNNLDSLG; via the coding sequence ATGCAATTTGACAATCCTCTTGATTGGATTCCTGATTTAAAAAGTGTTATCGAGTATTCCCCCTTGATCGTTACACCAGAAACGCCTCTATTGGACGCGATCGCGATGATTAGCCAAGCTCATTATCCTAGCTGTTCAATTGATGAATTAGATATTACAGATCATACTGATGTGACCTTTTCCGCTAATCAATTACCACAACTTGGAGTGAGAAACAGTTGTGTTTTAGTCAAGCAGAATCAAGATTTAGTGGGAATTTTGACAGCACGAGATGTCGTCAGAATCACCGCCCAAGAGATTGACTTTGGCAAGGCAAAGGTAGCAGATTTCATGACATCGCCAGTTATTACCATGCCTCAGCGATCTATTGAAGATATATTTGCGGCTTTATTTCTGTTTCGACGCTACCAGATTCGCCATTTACCGTTAGTAGATGAGAATGAAGAACTCATTGGTGTAATTTCCCATGAGAGTATTCGTCATATCTTGCGTCCTGCGAATCTATTGAGATTTCGACGTGTTGCTGATGTTATGACTACAGAGGTGATTCACGCTCCGTTAGAAGCGCCCGTCTTACAATTGGCTCAGTTAATGGCAGAATACCGTGTTAGCTGTGTGGTCATTACTCAACCCGATGATGAGGATAACCAAAGACCTGTAGGCATCGTTACTGAGAGAGATATCGTTCAGTTCCATGCTTTTCAAATTGACCTAGCAACAACACAGGCTCAAGAGGTGATGAGTACGCCTCTATTTCTGTTAAGCCCTGAAGATTCTTTGTGGACAGCTCACCAAGAGATGAAGAGACGAATGGTGGGGCGGATGGTTGTATCATGGAATTGGGGCAAGGAACTGGGAATTGTCACCCAAACTAGCCTGTTACGCATCTTTGATCCTATGGAGATGTATGGCGTAATTGAGAATATGCAGCAAACAATTCAAGAGATAAATCCAGTAAATTCTGTGGATCAAGATTTAACTAAAATCAAATCTAAATCCGAAGTCGAATTATTACGAGATCAAGATTTGATTGGCTCTAAGAATGTTCAGGATGCAATATTACTGGGTATTCGTACAAAGATTAATTATCTACTTGAGCATCTAGATCTATCAAAAGAAGATCTGCGATCGCATCTCCAATCAATTCTCAATAATCTTGATTCCTTAGGGTAG
- a CDS encoding recombinase family protein, translating into MVENSSENLSVWERLERGRRAKAASGGYAGYGSPAFGQRSLDGELVEDPEEVQVVELIRRHHKSGKSLQKIADWLNQQGYSTKRGQKWKRISVKRVLDRLYGKNPRIAEVKDSSDTSTNN; encoded by the coding sequence ATGGTGGAAAACAGTTCAGAAAATCTGTCTGTTTGGGAAAGACTAGAACGGGGTAGGCGAGCAAAAGCTGCATCAGGGGGATATGCAGGCTACGGTTCACCAGCCTTTGGACAGCGATCTCTAGATGGAGAGTTGGTGGAAGATCCCGAAGAAGTTCAAGTTGTAGAACTAATTCGTCGTCATCACAAATCAGGTAAATCACTCCAAAAGATTGCCGATTGGCTCAACCAACAGGGATACAGCACCAAACGTGGACAAAAATGGAAACGCATTTCCGTAAAGCGTGTACTAGATCGTCTCTATGGGAAAAACCCTAGAATTGCAGAAGTTAAAGACTCAAGTGATACCTCTACTAATAACTAA
- a CDS encoding thioredoxin family protein, protein MSTAAFIQDQTEFEALRVNTPLLVVDCTATWCGPCKVIAPFIDQLAANYGDRAKVMKIDIDANKPLAKQFGLKSIPAVLFFKEGELVETIIGVKTYEDFSSTIDKYL, encoded by the coding sequence ATGAGTACAGCCGCCTTTATTCAAGACCAAACTGAATTTGAAGCCCTCCGAGTAAATACCCCCCTGCTAGTTGTGGACTGCACCGCTACTTGGTGTGGTCCTTGTAAAGTAATCGCACCATTCATTGATCAGTTGGCGGCAAATTATGGCGATCGCGCTAAGGTGATGAAAATCGACATTGATGCAAACAAACCTTTAGCAAAACAATTTGGACTAAAGAGTATTCCTGCCGTGTTATTTTTTAAGGAGGGGGAATTGGTAGAAACAATCATTGGCGTTAAAACCTACGAAGATTTTAGTAGCACTATTGATAAATATCTCTAA